From the genome of Sphingomonas sp. HMP6, one region includes:
- the mobA gene encoding molybdenum cofactor guanylyltransferase, whose amino-acid sequence MTILGAILAGGQSRRFGSDKAVADLGGQPMIVRVADALAPFVEGIVVCGHPAPPAGLIRVEDKPHPGLGPLGGLAGALFHARAHGYAGVLSVGCDTPILDADLLSCLGSAESAMSVTDAPIIGYWPTSLYDTLIAHLATDPRRSMRGWTAAIGANPIDSPRPIPNVNTPEDLALLLRSG is encoded by the coding sequence GTGACTATTCTCGGCGCGATCCTGGCGGGCGGGCAATCGCGGCGTTTCGGCAGCGACAAGGCGGTCGCCGATCTCGGCGGCCAACCGATGATTGTGCGTGTGGCCGATGCGCTCGCGCCGTTCGTTGAAGGGATCGTGGTGTGCGGACATCCGGCACCACCGGCGGGGCTGATCAGAGTTGAGGACAAGCCGCATCCCGGCCTCGGCCCACTCGGCGGGCTGGCGGGGGCGCTCTTCCATGCCCGCGCGCACGGTTATGCGGGCGTGCTTTCAGTCGGTTGCGATACGCCGATCCTCGACGCCGATCTCCTGTCCTGCTTGGGCAGTGCGGAAAGCGCCATGTCCGTGACCGACGCCCCGATCATCGGCTATTGGCCGACTTCGCTCTACGACACGTTGATCGCGCATCTCGCAACCGACCCGCGCCGATCGATGCGCGGCTGGACCGCGGCGATCGGGGCCAATCCGATCGATTCGCCGCGGCCCATACCCAACGTCAACACACCCGAGGATCTCGCGCTTTTACTCCGTTCGGGCTGA
- the fdhD gene encoding formate dehydrogenase accessory sulfurtransferase FdhD, translating to MKGAISVDFVRTAREGSAEAIARSVPLERPIALEFNGIGYAVMMATPCDLEDFAVGFALSERLVSRPAEIVDVDCHSTAQGEIVRVTLSAECAPALFERVRHRTSDSSCGLCGIENLEQALRPLPPVPAQPPIAADAIFRALGALRDHQPLNRETGAAHAAARCSAAGVILDVREDVGRHNAFDKLIGAMARAGAGWDGGFALLSSRCSYELVEKAALSRCGTLVTISAATDLAIARAKACGLTLVVLARPDAILTVSA from the coding sequence AGTGTCCCACTTGAACGGCCGATCGCGCTGGAGTTCAACGGGATCGGTTACGCCGTGATGATGGCGACGCCGTGCGATCTGGAGGATTTCGCCGTTGGTTTCGCGTTGAGCGAGCGGCTGGTGTCGCGCCCGGCGGAGATCGTCGATGTGGACTGTCATTCGACGGCGCAGGGCGAAATCGTTCGCGTAACGCTGTCCGCCGAGTGCGCGCCTGCGCTGTTCGAGCGGGTGCGGCATCGCACCTCGGATTCGTCGTGCGGGCTGTGCGGGATCGAGAATCTCGAACAGGCGCTGCGGCCCTTGCCCCCCGTTCCCGCGCAACCGCCGATCGCTGCCGACGCGATCTTCCGCGCGCTCGGGGCTTTGCGCGACCATCAGCCGCTCAACCGCGAAACCGGTGCCGCCCACGCTGCCGCCCGGTGCTCGGCGGCGGGCGTCATCCTTGACGTGCGGGAAGATGTCGGACGCCACAACGCGTTCGACAAGCTGATCGGTGCGATGGCGCGCGCGGGCGCGGGGTGGGACGGCGGCTTTGCCCTGCTGTCGTCGCGCTGCAGTTATGAGCTGGTCGAGAAGGCCGCGCTGTCGCGATGCGGCACGCTGGTGACGATTTCGGCGGCGACCGACCTGGCCATCGCCCGCGCTAAGGCGTGCGGGCTGACGCTGGTGGTGCTCGCGCGGCCCGATGCGATCCTGACGGTTTCGGCGTGA